The window GAATTATTGGGGGGAAAATGCAATTCACTGGAGAGAACCCCCCAAAAGAGAGAAATAAAGTGAGGGAAAGCAAAGTAATAATGAGTAAAGTTGTTAGTAGTGATATCGAGAATATTAAACAACTCTCCTTCCCTCAGGTTGGccatttcctcctcatccgcGTGTCCCCTCAGATGCTCTTTTCATACTTATCTTGCATAAGCGAATGGTGTCTATCCGCAATCCAGGCCACCCAGCGCTTTTCCGAGATCCACTTTCTGACCAAGgattctttcacttcctcgaGCGAGTTGTATTTGTTTGCCTTCCACTTATTCCATGCATCCCATTCATGATTGTTCATGTATAAATCCTGCTTCTCCTTTACCCAATCGTCCCACTCCTGTTGCTCTCTAGTAATTCGTTTGTTCCATCTGcgccaatttttttgaaCCAATTTAAATAATGACTTGAcccactttttctttgtcattttttcccagTATGCGTTTTCACTGAGCTTCCAGTTTTTGGATAACCAACTCGAAATTTTGCTACTGTTCCATTTAGTCCATTCATTCATAATCCAAGTATTTAGATGGTGTTCAGTTTGGTTGACCCACTCATGCCATTCTTTGTCCAAGAAGACTTTTAACTCTTCGTTTGCCCAGTGTTCCCAGTGCGACTCATTCCATGAAAGAGACCTTTTGAGGATATAAAGTTTATATGAAATATCGATATATTCATGGTAATTATCCCACTTTTGTTCAATTTCTTTGATCCACGCTTCCCAGTAGTGTTCTCTCTGTTCAAGCCatttctgttttattttattaatggCGTTGTCAAATTTTTCCCAATCTGGTTCTAAGCGGTTCATCCAGTTTTTCCATGCGTAACATTTCATGTCTTCCGATTCTTTTATCAGCTTCTGTTCGAAGTAAATCTCTCCCGTGGTGTcgtatttgttctttcttttcctattAGCGGactgtgaaaaaaaggaaggaggttAGGAAAAAGAGcgtttaaaaaatggggagtACGTGGGGTAAGGGGCAGGGCTTAGTGGGTGTGCCCCCGTCGCGTTCTATAGGTCCATCACGTATTGCCCTGTTTAGCAGTTCACCAATTATGATTCCTGCGGAGGGCAACTTGGTCCAATTTTTATCTCTTACCATGCTATAACTCATGAAAAGCAGTGCATAACACGTCAAGCTGAATAGAGCGATGTATATAACTGTCATTAAAGAATCCTCATTAATTTCCGGTAAGTATTGCCTTAGTCCCTGCATATTTAACATCGGAAGGAAGTTCTTCTGGCGGGTGATGGCATTTCCATATCCCTCTagctccattttgttttccttcggGTATTTAGGtcctttttgttaatttttgcTCCGTCTGTGGGTAGGCGGATTgctatttttatctttccagTTTGATACTGACAAAGATATCAGCTTTGAGGTAAAAATTGGTTCACAGAAATTTAAGATGCTTGCTGATTCGGCGTGGTCCACTTCTTTCTTGCGAGCATCTCATTTTTATGTCGAATTAGAAGGGTCCAGTGCGCAGCGCTATGGAACTATACGCGCGGTCGAACTGCAGAACTACAATAGAAAGAGAGGCAGAtcgagaagaaaataaagaataagtagcgggaaaaagaaaaatgtataactCGTATATATTAAATTTTACGAGATTCACAGGAGGATGTCGAAATAACGGCGTAATGGAGGTAGATCCATAAAGTACATAGAAGGTTAACGTCCAAGTTACGTAACCGGTAGTTTgattttttggaaaaggtcacttaaaaaaattactcatTGTTTGATGTGAACAAATTAGCAAATCAGCTGATTGGTAGTCATTCAATTTTAGCGtagcttcttttttaccCTTCCCACTGAGGCTTTCCCTAATTCATctttaagaataaaattgggAGAGGAGAATTAATGGGCAttgacggaaaaaaagaaaaatgacaaattggCAGGTGGTTATACATATGCCGTTGTtcgttattctttttttgtaagtTGGATGACAGGCATTTTGAggtataataatattttttttcttttgggtAGCTCCATTACTAttagagcatttttttttcataaatttattcaaatagaaaaaatggaaaaaaaacgcttattaaaaatatatttttgatgtcgattttttatgtataagAATGACGTACGCACTTGACCTTTTCGAATGAATAATACATATCTCCAATTAAGTATCATTGCACTCgggagtaaaaatattaaaaaggaaaaaaaaaaaaaaaaaaaaaaaaaaacggggctACCGGGTGGCAATAAACTTATAgaagatggaaaaattgaGCGTTAAAAGTtggaaacctttttttttttttttttttttaagtagttgtatattattatattatatatatatattttttttctcttttaagTATTGTTATGGAAAGAGAATATTAACTTGATTTGGAagaaaggttttttttttttttttttttgtattatcCCGAAGTCTGCACGAATTTACCGCATTTTCTGCCTTTGTATAATCATatgctttctttttccatttactATTTTTTCAGAACTATTCAGTGGGAAAGAGAAACAATTTGTGCGTAAAATGTTGATCCATTTGTTCGCACGGTGGCTGAAAGGAAGATGGGAAAATTGCGAGCATAAATACGTATATTCATatgtataggtatatatgtatcCCCGATTAGCATAACTCCAATGTCAATTCGGCCTTTTCTCCTTGAGTGTAAATACAACGGGATTTCTTTTCAATGAATTCTGGCAAAGGGGAATTGGCCAAATGTGAAGAAGTATTAATAGGGTGAAAGGAATTGAAGGAATGTAATTCGGAAATTGTGGAAAAGGCGTGTAAGGAGAAGAATACAGAAAATGTTCCGCGAAATGTGTATAATGATGggttcatttaaaaaaaatggcacactATGGGAAGTTATAAATGTAGCTAGCTGCgttattattaatattaaAAGGCGACGCAATATGTTTTCCACCTTTGCATGCGATATAAGGCTTATAAGTGCggccctttttcttccccttaatcATGCTAAGTGCGTTGTGGCATTTTCCTTATCTGCGTTATTTAAGTGTTTAAAAAAGGTTTTGAAATGGTAATagggagaaatatatatatatatatatgtgcagtATATATTTACGAATTGTGATAAGAACAAAGTAAACTAGGTGATTGTGTTTTCGGGTACGTTACAATTGGTGAATGGTGAATAATCTCAGTTGTAAAGGAGGAACGCATAACGGAAGCAGACAAAAAAGTGATTTCTGTATATGTCTATCAGAGCATGGGAAGGGGGATAAGTCAAAAAGTTTATATAGCGTGAAAATAACCCATATCTAGACTTACTTCCTCAAAAATAttgaagagggggaaaagaaagaaaaaaaaaaaaaataaataatcccCTTTGTCACTGCTGATCCTTCATTTCTAAATCGTGCTGATTATGATGCTACACCGCTATATTATGCCTACAAGCGCAAATATGCAGTGCgcactttgtttttcttgTCTATTGTGGGGGGAGGAACATATTATTGTAAAATTCGGATAAGCCTCctgaggaaaatatttttaaagttcaaagaagggaatgaaaTTATTCCGATGAAATGTATATACCGAAACAGCTGTATGATTTATTCGGAAAGTAGCTACATATAGGATAACTTACATTTGgagtgtttttattttttttggaggcGGATAAAAGGAAATGTTGTTGGGGAATATGCACAAGGGGACGTGCAGCATATTTATTTGTAtcatattcatatttataattatatttgTATTGACACTTGCACGTGATAATGCACACGggattacacatatatatactaacacacagaggaagaaaattatttaaaaaaaaaataataagagaAAAACATTTCTCAACGCAACAAAAGGTGGGATACATAAAGTAgtggccaaaaaaaaaaaaaaaaaagaaaaaatacttaGCTGCACttgaatatttatatatctGTGAACCAATCATAAAAACATCTATTTGGAAATATGGTTAATTCGGTGCGTTCAGTTATATTTGCAAATGCGCTGCGAGTTCAGTTGCACTAATTGCTTCGGACGAATATCAATATGTATTTTCCCTCTGGGGATATTACCATTACTTATTACTATTGTCTTTGTGCCCTTTCAAGTTTTGAGAAAATCGTTAAGGTTCCATTTCGGAAAGTATCCCATCAGTGGTGTCATCTCACTTAGGCTGATCTAATGTTGGATAATAATACAGTTAGCATTTATGAAAGATATATAGTCTTATTAGGAGCGAGATAATGGTAAAACGATGGAAAAAGATGTTATACATTCttataagttttttttttttttttctattccttctattccttatcttttccttttcttttccttttcttttccttctttttcttctttttcttctttcacttcttcttacATTTCAGCTTACTCAGTTATAGTTGACCCGATCGAACAGCGGATAAGGTGTCCAATGAGGAACGCTAAGAGGGACCTACTGCGGGGCACTGTTTATTTTGATCACTTTTCATTCTTTGCGTGTGAATTACTTTCTGCTTTTAATTGAGCCTTCGCCTTTGCGATTAGGTTTCTTCTCTCATCATTCCACACGAGCCACTGTTTCTTGTTTATCCAGTTGGTGACAAAGGTATCAACCCATTGGTTGTATAGAAGGTTCTTTTCgtccttccattttatccACTCGTCTAGAATGTTcctaataaaaatattatctttttcttttacccaATCGAACCAATCGTCCCATTCATTCTCAGTTCTCTCTTTAAAAgcttcatactttttttttttgaatatctGGAATATTTTGGAAGACCATGGCTGATCTTCAAAGCCTTCCCAgctttcctcttcctctcgTTTCCAGTCACACATTAACCAGTCGAtgattttgtcttttttccattgaaTCCATTTCTTCACAATTAATTCGTCTAGATGAGATTGTTTTTCGAAAAACCATTTCTTCCATTCGATATCGAGGTATATTCTTCCATCGGTTTGGATCCATTCTCTCCACTGAGGCTCAGTCCAATTTATAGACCTCCTAATCATATTGGTGTGGAATTCTTTATCCATGTTAGGGTTAAAGTGGGACCACTTTTTCTGTATCGACTTTGTCCATGTGTCccaatcttcttctttttcttccataaatgtatttttttcattttctagcTGTTCATAGAATACTTTCCAGTCTTGTTCTAATTTCTTCATCCAGTCCTTCCATTCTTGTCTTTTCCACTCTTCGGTTCTTTCTACGGTTCCCTCCTCATTGGGGTTTTCCCCCTCATTTGGGgtttcctcctcatttggGGTTTCCTCATCATTTGGGgtttcctcctcatttggggtttcctcctcatttggGGTTTCCTCATCATCGCATTCGTCCCCTGCTATGATACCCTTAATATCTCCATTCTGACACCgtgggaggggggggggtgatATATGTAGCTGACTGTGAACATGAACAGGTTATTACGAAGAGCAGGATAAGTATAAGGTACTACTGTTCTCCCTCCtggcatatgtacattttttttttttttttttatcttaccgtGGAAATAACGCCAAGGGTAACAGCGGATGTGATAGCAGTCATGATGATACCCACGGTTAGGATCATCTGCTCCTTATCAATATTTTGGAGGTTGTCTTTGCACTTTAAGGTTATCTCTCTGAGAGAGCTTAAATGTGGCACGAGGCTGCTGGCAGCTTCTATAGCTTCTTCCATGGTGATTATTTTTGGTAAGGTATAGTTTGGTTAATTGATAACAGTGTACGAAGTAATCACTTCAGCAGAGTAGAATATAATTCCtctgaaaaaaggaattctaTAATTGCTAATTCagaatacagaaaaaaaaatatttctcattTAGCTCGCAGTTGTATCTAATCCCTAATTTGAGCAattctatatttttaaattctcgTACTTAtcgtgaaggaaagaaaaagaaaaaaaaataaaataatcgaTTCAAAAATGGCgatttctcttttatttagAGAGGACAGAagtaaatagaaaaaaactgcaggcatgcaaaaatacaaaaaaaggcaacttCCAATTGAAATagaatttttattattctcaGAAATGTATTTTCTGAGGAATCACTCTACAtctaaaaaatttatttttctaaaatgGTTTTCTCATGAGAATGCCAATATATAAGtataaaaattaattgtagcaggaaaaagaaaaagcgaaagaaaagggaagggaacaaatattttttaagataAATAACGCGGGtgagttaaaaaaagtaaaaatatgcgcataaattaatttatctcatttttatatttttctaagATGCAATAGCAATGAATAGAATCCGTGATGATATTACTAGTACGGGCGGACAAcagaaataataattaatgATATGGTGAACGGAATCACGAAAAATAGAACACCGTGGTCGACGGATTGATATCTAATTTTGTTTCTTAaacttttttgttgtttcatTTGGAAGGtcgaaaaaattttaaagttCAATCGGAGCacattaaatttaaaaaaagtatccTCATAATAAATAGTAGGATTTATAATTTAGAATACTAAAGTGCTTAGGTGCGTATGTTCGTATGttatatgaacatataaatatatgtatataaaatggGGGAGCCGTTAAGAGGCGCCTTATGCGAAGGAAAGACGGAATGCGTACAAATATTATGCGGGGCATTATTGGTATGTTCCTTTTAATAATTTGCTCCTGTTATTATTTTATGCGCGCCAGCGGGGTATTAGGTAAAACGGGCCTTAGCACTGATGCGGAAGAGATGTCAgcattatttattatatacccatttattttttatattttgtgtatttttcCGGTCGTCTCATTtagaataataaataaataaatacatagTATATAATCTCATGGGGAgcaaatataattaatttgtATACTAGGATGAAAAATGGAACGCGAAGCAACCACCATTCGAGGGCTAATTTGTTTTTGatgtacatatttaaaattttttttaattttagaagttttttttttttttacttgccGATATTGCATTTATTACGAAGAAAAATAGCATTGGAAGTctcaggggggggggacaaaaaaaggaaaaaaataaggaaaaaataaaataaacaaaaaaagggaagaaagagaaaataattttttcataaaaaagaacttaCATGCACAAATAAGATCGAAATAAAGAAGCAGTGCTAAGTGATGTTATTGTACATGTCTATATTTCTATGGGGTGATGAATTGATATAATTGCCGAGTTAAGCCGAAGCAGAAGAGAAGGGTGAATGCTCATTTTATTAATGGTCCTAATGGTacaataagaagaaaagttaGAAAACTTCCTTACGCCcccacacatttttttaaaacatcaCTATTGTATTAAGTATATATAGTCCCTTTGAGGACCATCCCTTGGGAAGTTTCCTTCTTGAACTTATATTCTAagttgcatatattttttattttttttttttatgtccacTTTTTATTAAGTAATTTGCTTGTTTCTTTATTCTATGAtgaattgaaaattttcttattttatttcctccctttaCTTCATATAATGGCCGAAAAGGAATCGCGCGATGGAGAAATATGCTTGAGGGGGGCGAATCGGCTTGATGGAACACCAAAACATGATTCATTCCTTAATAAGGATGGACTATTATTACGGTCATACGGGTGGTTAGTGAAAAACGCTATAGGTATTATAATATTAATTCATGGAATTAAGTGTCATGCGAGACTGAACTTTTTAAGACCCAATGTAGAGGTAGTAAGCGACGATAACGTTATAgtaaaggatgaaaataattactACCTTTATGAAGACAGTTGGATAGAGAATTTTAATGAAAATGGATATTCCGTCTTCGGATTAGATCTACAGGGTCATGGGGGATCGGATGGATTTGAGAAACTCAGTTATCATGTAAGGGAGTTTGACGATTTCGCCTATGATGTAATGCAGTATATTAGGAACATTCAGGATAGCATGAATAGTTCCGATGTGGGTGATTCGCGGAAAGGGGACGATGCTAATTTACCACTTCGGGATGACAGAATATGTGGGAGGAAACTTCTTCCCACTTACGTAGTCGGTGTGTCCCTGGGGGGAAGTATCGCTTTAAGGATGTTACAAATATTAGGGAAGTCATCAAATAGGATAGAAGATGCAGGACTGAATATCCGCGGGTGCATTTCGATATCTCCGATGATAACTGTTGAGAAGTTACCATCCAGAAATTCGTTCCTATTTCAGTACGTTTACCTCCCATTGTGCAAGTTACTTGCTGATTGGTTTCCAAGGGTGAGACTTATTTCCAAGTATCCATATAAGAAGTGTCCGtatattaaatattttattgaGTATGATAAAAATCGACCTAAGGGGGCAATTACATGCAGATTTGGCTATGAGCTCCTGAATACCATTGAAAACATAGACAATGACATAAAATACATGCCCAAAGATATTCCTGTGTTGATTATTCATTCTAAGGAGGATGTTATATGCTCCTATGACGGATCCCTGTCGTTTTACAACAGACTCGATGTAAACAATAAAGAAATGCACACACTGGAGGACATGGAACATACCGTCCTTTGGGAACCCGGAAATGAGgaagttcagaaaaaaatcgTGGATTGGATTAAGGGTCTGCCGTCGTCAGGAGTGGGTAGCATGTCGAAGGATG of the Plasmodium knowlesi strain H genome assembly, chromosome: 5 genome contains:
- a CDS encoding tryptophan-rich antigen, translating into MEEAIEAASSLVPHLSSLREITLKCKDNLQNIDKEQMILTVGIIMTAITSAVTLGVISTNGDIKGIIAGDECDDEETPNEEETPNEEETPNDEETPNEEETPNEGENPNEEGTVERTEEWKRQEWKDWMKKLEQDWKVFYEQLENEKNTFMEEKEEDWDTWTKSIQKKWSHFNPNMDKEFHTNMIRRSINWTEPQWREWIQTDGRIYLDIEWKKWFFEKQSHLDELIVKKWIQWKKDKIIDWLMCDWKREEEESWEGFEDQPWSSKIFQIFKKKKYEAFKERTENEWDDWFDWVKEKDNIFIRNILDEWIKWKDEKNLLYNQWVDTFVTNWINKKQWLVWNDERRNLIAKAKAQLKAESNSHAKNEK
- a CDS encoding lysophospholipase, putative gives rise to the protein MAEKESRDGEICLRGANRLDGTPKHDSFLNKDGLLLRSYGWLVKNAIGIIILIHGIKCHARLNFLRPNVEVVSDDNVIVKDENNYYLYEDSWIENFNENGYSVFGLDLQGHGGSDGFEKLSYHVREFDDFAYDVMQYIRNIQDSMNSSDVGDSRKGDDANLPLRDDRICGRKLLPTYVVGVSLGGSIALRMLQILGKSSNRIEDAGLNIRGCISISPMITVEKLPSRNSFLFQYVYLPLCKLLADWFPRVRLISKYPYKKCPYIKYFIEYDKNRPKGAITCRFGYELLNTIENIDNDIKYMPKDIPVLIIHSKEDVICSYDGSLSFYNRLDVNNKEMHTLEDMEHTVLWEPGNEEVQKKIVDWIKGLPSSGVGSMSKDGHKIRGEEQRIEEEHRVGAD
- a CDS encoding tryptophan-rich antigen; protein product: MELEGYGNAITRQKNFLPMLNMQGLRQYLPEINEDSLMTVIYIALFSLTCYALLFMSYSMSANRKRKNKYDTTGEIYFEQKLIKESEDMKCYAWKNWMNRLEPDWEKFDNAINKIKQKWLEQREHYWEAWIKEIEQKWDNYHEYIDISYKLYILKRSLSWNESHWEHWANEELKVFLDKEWHEWVNQTEHHLNTWIMNEWTKWNSSKISSWLSKNWKLSENAYWEKMTKKKWVKSLFKLVQKNWRRWNKRITREQQEWDDWVKEKQDLYMNNHEWDAWNKWKANKYNSLEEVKESLVRKWISEKRWVAWIADRHHSLMQDKYEKSI